The Schizosaccharomyces pombe strain 972h- genome assembly, chromosome: I genome contains a region encoding:
- the ahk1 gene encoding protein ahk1 — protein sequence MGDFQSRYEILAAIMGPPNTASFKEEEHSGSQTKNYPVVVKCIQEHDPVDTTNVLVADDLDSNFEPFSITDDYGKYENTLVSHSSTILNEPYNESPSSSSSDSSSRSTSPFSQLSSQSLRLNAEEIAPSSLINKAVQSTLRLSEPLVSPIKCPLSEQFINFINQQDSDKVVLIRGFLLPHLASLTTKNVSEPELDKLRHSLYNWWVSILRRLQSNISTSERITYTKAILAIAKHHCWNKVEHSALLYLEHQLILYDTLTFVVHLLSQKSLPYSLTTFCASILVLSFFQLPLFADHFLSALDVKKKYIDALGSSFDEKIMIISHKYLAPFFTDQFSSTMHPYYPKRTSTPFTIGYNRQPIEFTRAWMRRFKSSTGGFFFEFLSCYHSFLALQFSFELPDNVIYFAPGYICLHAYLLELTISVIHISDKKPLMLPTGHEQFPCKTLPEVNPSMEEYNPKMPVTATTLSTLQQFVGHIKDAFKKIGDCRQEQMRLLAVLEQVLINVAKNTPAFNLQSCFLLCSLVEQCFGVFNDFSHRFDFSFWISVAKRLISTSHNMSIVRSITFIYAVWPYLDIKSKELVTLQWLLEENTFQELFLHWSPLVRAYFQRLVCWRFLKLDDMEEFQFKGTVTLRVKNLLKHYFTAQALYHEECLVNGRASPITKPSEPVPMRRLTIVCNHYQNYGNSESTEFELSNYKQDDGTIQALVTDVVSISNSFSSGLKKAFGSLFKNVSGLPAETEIAYHHTLSASNSYVFTDLVDNPDSMLKSTLKYRFVFKFSPSQPLSSLGKNKEKYDALLERSSHGVLPVQSKMLLYNSNHISCPLSSIKGVSVNGKRLVYTSRALVEWALVVNEFDHALSLRKGNETEDMEAPTLTVRIPKSYASNIYN from the coding sequence ATGGGTGACTTTCAATCACGATATGAGATCCTTGCCGCTATTATGGGTCCTCCCAATACAGCCTCCTTTAAAGAGGAAGAGCATTCGGGTTCccaaacaaaaaactaTCCTGTTGTGGTAAAATGTATTCAGGAACATGATCCCGTCGATACAACCAATGTGCTTGTAGCTGACGACCTTGATTCGAACTTTGAACCATTTTCGATTACAGATGATTATGGTAAATATGAAAACACTTTAGTAAGCCATTCCTCAACAATCTTAAATGAGCCTTACAACGAATCACCCtcatcatcatcttctGATTCCTCTTCTCGTTCTACCTCTCCTTTTTCTCAGTTGTCTTCTCAAAGCCTACGCCTTAATGCGGAGGAGATAGCGCCTTCTAGCTTAATAAATAAGGCCGTCCAATCTACCTTACGTCTTTCGGAGCCACTGGTTTCTCCAATAAAGTGTCCTTTATCCGAGcaattcatcaattttattaatcaGCAGGATTCTGATAAGGTAGTTCTTATAAGAGGGTTTTTATTACCACATTTGGCTTCTTTAACCACTAAAAACGTTTCCGAACCGGAATTGGATAAACTTAGGCATTCTTTGTATAACTGGTGGGTATCCATTCTTCGACGTTTACAATCTAATATTTCTACTTCAGAACGTATCACATATACAAAGGCCATACTTGCTATCGCCAAGCATCATTGTTGGAACAAAGTGGAACACTCTGCTTTATTGTACTTGGAACACCAATTAATACTTTACGATACATTGACATTTGTAGTTCATCTGCTTTCTCAAAAGTCCTTGCCGTATTCATTAACGACATTTTGTGCGAGTATCTTGGTTCTCTCCTTTTTTCAACTTCCACTTTTTGCCGACCATTTCTTGAGCGCATTAgatgtaaagaaaaagtacaTTGATGCTTTGGGCTCATCCTTCGacgaaaaaataatgattaTTTCACATAAGTATCTTGCGCCATTTTTTACTGACCAATTTTCCTCGACTATGCATCCGTATTACCCAAAACGAACTTCAACGCCTTTTACTATAGGTTACAATAGGCAGCCTATTGAATTCACACGAGCATGGATGCGTCGCTTTAAGTCTTCTACAGGTGGATTCTTTTTCGAGTTTTTATCATGctatcattcttttttagctTTGCAATTCTCTTTCGAATTACCTGATAATGTCATATATTTCGCTCCAGGTTACATATGCTTACATGCTTATCTTCTTGAATTAACCATTTCGGTTATACATATTAGCGACAAAAAGCCATTAATGTTACCTACAGGACATGAGCAGTTTCCATGTAAGACTTTACCAGAAGTAAATCCATCAATGGAAGAATACAATCCTAAGATGCCTGTAACTGCCACGACTTTATCGACTCTTCAACAGTTTGTCGGACATATTAAAgatgcttttaaaaagattggGGATTGCAGACAAGAGCAGATGCGTTTATTAGCCGTTTTAGAGCAAGTTTTAATTAATGTTGCCAAAAACACCCCTGCTTTTAATCTTCAATCTTGTTTCTTGCTGTGTTCTCTTGTTGAACAGTGTTTCGGGGTATTTAACGATTTCTCACACcgttttgatttttctttttggatttCAGTTGCCAAAAGATTAATATCAACTTCCCACAATATGTCCATTGTTCGTAGTATAACTTTCATTTATGCTGTCTGGCCATATTTAGATATAAAATCTAAAGAATTGGTAACGTTGCAATGGTTACTAGAAGAAAATACTTTCCAGGAATTGTTTCTTCATTGGTCGCCTCTTGTGAGAGCTTATTTTCAGCGCCTTGTATGTTGGAGATTCTTAAAGCTTGATGATATGGAAGAATTCCAATTTAAAGGTACAGTTACTTTACGTGTAAAAAACCTTTTAAAGCATTATTTCACAGCCCAAGCTCTTTACCACGAAGAATGTCTCGTAAACGGTAGGGCATCTCCTATCACAAAACCCAGTGAACCTGTTCCAATGAGGCGGTTAACCATTGTTTGTAATCATTATCAAAATTATGGTAATTCGGAGAGTACCGAATTTGAGCTTTCCAATTATAAACAAGATGATGGCACAATTCAAGCATTAGTCACTGATGTCGTCTCAATTTCAAATAGCTTTTCGAGTGGTTtgaaaaaagcttttgggtcgctttttaaaaatgtatcTGGTCTCCCTGCTGAAACTGAAATTGCTTATCATCATACTCTTTCTGCTTCGAATTCATATGTGTTTACTGATTTGGTAGATAATCCTGATTCAATGTTAAAATCTACATTGAAATACCGGTTTGTTTTCAAGTTCTCTCCATCCCAACCTCTTTCTTCCCTCGGGAAAAACAAGGAAAAATATGACGCTCTCTTAGAGCGCTCATCACATGGAGTTCTTCCTGTCCAGTCGAAGATGTTGCTGTACAACAGCAATCATATAAGCTGCCCCTTGTCAAGCATCAAAGGTGTTTCAGTAAACGGCAAAAGGTTAGTCTATACCAGCCGTGCATTAGTTGAATGGGCCCTTGTTgttaatgaatttgatcATGCGCTTTCTTTACGCAAAGGAAACGAGACGGAGGACATGGAGGCACCCACGTTAACTGTCCGTATTCCAAAATCGTATGCTTCTAACATCTACAATTAA
- the itr1 gene encoding myo-inositol transmembrane transporter Itr1, producing MSISSKDFQNVTSAGFADDTFAADTFAADKKSPFESSVFENKTQVLPVDSVSRLSNGARSRSNSNISLSEPHALNDTVEDQPVSKWVWVLAFAAGIGGLLFGYDTGVISGALVVIGTSLGGHELTNGGKEFITSATSLGALLGGIIAGALADFFGRKPVIAIASIIIIVGSIVQVTAHHLWHMIVGRFVIGWGVGIASLIIPLYLSEIAPSKIRGRLVIIYVLLITAGQVIAYGIDTAFEHVHNGWRWMVGLAMVPAAFQLFILIWLPESPRLLVKKERSQEAYNTLARIYPTAHPYEIKTKLYLIQEGVRDPFSGSRWQKIVKTFKELYFNPSNFRALILACGLQAMQQLSGFNSLMYFSSTIFEVVGFNNPTATGLIIAATNFVFTIVAFGVIDFFGRRILLLLTVWGMIAALIVCAVAFHFLPKDENGNYTSGQSNAWAIVVLISMIVYVASYASGLGNLPWQQSELFPMSVRGLGTGMSTAVNWAGNLGIGASFLTLMSEITPTGTFALYGGLCFLGWLGALFCYPDLTDYTIEEIGELLKHGFGVRESMRHLKRVRQERAWSREDKEQNN from the coding sequence ATGTCAATCTCTTCCAaggattttcaaaatgtaaCGTCAGCGGGTTTCGCTGATGATACTTTCGCTGCCGATACATTTGCTgctgataaaaaaagtcCATTTGAATCCTcggtttttgaaaacaaaaccCAGGTGCTTCCTGTGGACAGCGTGTCTAGATTATCTAACGGAGCTCGAAGTCGCAGCAATTCTAACATTTCTTTATCTGAGCCACACGCACTTAACGACACTGTTGAAGATCAACCAGTTAGCAAATGGGTTTGGGTGCTTGCTTTTGCTGCCGGTATCGGTGGTCTACTGTTTGGCTATGATACAGGTGTCATTTCAGGTGCTCTTGTAGTTATAGGTACTAGCTTGGGCGGACATGAATTAACAAATGGTGGTAAAGAATTTATCACCTCTGCAACATCTCTTGGTGCACTTTTAGGAGGGATAATTGCTGGTGCCCTTGCCGACTTTTTTGGTAGAAAACCGGTAATTGCAATAGCTAGTATCATCATCATAGTTGGTTCCATAGTACAGGTTACGGCTCACCATCTTTGGCATATGATTGTAGGTCGCTTTGTTATCGGTTGGGGCGTTGGCATTGCATCACTTATTATTCCTTTGTACCTAAGTGAAATCGCTCCGTCTAAAATACGCGGAAGGTTGGTTATCATatatgttttattaattacaGCTGGTCAAGTAATTGCCTATGGAATTGATACAGCTTTTGAACACGTCCATAATGGTTGGCGCTGGATGGTTGGTTTAGCAATGGTTCCTGCAGCTTTCCAATTATTCATTCTTATTTGGCTACCCGAATCTCCTCGTTTGttagttaaaaaagaaagatcTCAGGAGGCTTATAACACTCTGGCTCGAATCTATCCTACTGCTCACCCTTACGAAATAAAGACTAAGCTCTATTTAATTCAAGAAGGAGTTCGTGATCCTTTTTCAGGATCTAGATGGCAAAAGATTGtgaaaacttttaaagaattatatTTCAATCCTTCAAATTTCCGTGCATTGATACTGGCTTGCGGACTGCAAGCGATGCAACAACTTTCCGgatttaattcattaatgtATTTTTCTAGTACTATTTTTGAGGTTGTTGGCTTTAACAATCCTACTGCTACTGGTCTTATCATTGCAGCTActaattttgtatttaccATTGTTGCCTTTGGTGtgattgatttttttggtcGAAGAATCTTGCTCCTGTTGACCGTATGGGGAATGATTGCTGCTTTAATTGTATGCGCGGTggcttttcattttttgccGAAAGACGAGAATGGCAATTATACTTCTGGTCAATCAAATGCTTGGGCTATCGTTGTTTTAATTTCGATGATTGTTTACGTTGCGTCGTATGCCTCTGGACTTGGAAATCTCCCTTGGCAACAATCCGAGCTTTTTCCTATGTCCGTTAGAGGTCTAGGCACTGGCATGTCTACTGCTGTTAACTGGGCTGGTAATCTTGGTATAGGTGCTTCGTTCTTAACATTGATGAGTGAAATAACACCCACAGGAACGTTTGCCCTTTATGGAGGCCTTTGCTTTTTAGGATGGCTTGGTGCACTTTTCTGCTATCCTGATTTAACCGATTATACCATCGAAGAAATTGGGGAGCTGCTTAAACATGGATTTGGAGTTCGTGAAAGTATGCGACATCTCAAACGCGTTCGACAAGAGCGAGCTTGGTCTCGTGAAGATAAAGAGCAAAATAACTAG
- the sfp47 gene encoding SH3 domain-containing protein, producing the protein MNSFSSNEYSTEISTEALNNWQQLVEQRISLELEYAAKLAKLTKSIKAIKQCAPLNDLTKQVCVELMQCNKKHLEASRYFQTHVKEFMKEYVDRENKFSNETISKSSAAALMTSMENFILFTNPVYHNKLQVPSKSDMEIANSLKITQPAEKNSGTANPISAYSLEHAELDERNNQLSEALSMLRLSPFVNNYYPSYQNRKDGKSLMENRGVVLSVDTVTSPISQSPKKLTPTTSPINSTSLSFVDAKKPGSKWPSQYDFPKKTKSTEIPFKTLPSLNINNERELTKHKLPIVKPKLAVFPSNQATASTLQLAPPPVQAIPTLRNPVNLDDKKESLLKYYATHPTITPDGFPIFAYVRALYAYKATLPSEIDLNVDDTLVVLNRQKDGWWKGLVVSPTVGRIGLFPSNYIEELEY; encoded by the exons ATGAATTCGTTTTCTTCAAACGAGTACAGTACAGAAATCAGCACTGAGGCGCTTAACAATTGGCAGCAGCTTGTTGAACAAAG AATTTCATTGGAATTGGAATATGCTGcaaaattagcaaaattGACGAAATCAATTAAAGCGATTAAGCAATGTGCACCCTTAAATGATTTGACCAAACAGGTGTGCGTAGAACTTATGCAATGTAACAAGAAGCATTTGGAAGCGTCCCGTTACTTTCAGACCCATGTTAAAGAGTTTATGAAAGAATATGTTGAcagagaaaataaattctcCAATGAAACTATTTCTAAG AGTTCGGCTGCTGCTTTAATGACAAGCATGGAgaattttattctttttacaaatcCAGTGTACCATAACAAATTGCAAGTTCCTTCTAAAAGTGATATGGAAATTGCGAACTCTTTAAAGATTACTCAACCTgctgaaaaaaatagtgGTACGGCAAATCCCATATCTGCTTACTCTTTAGAACATGCGGAACTTGATGAGCGCAATAATCAGCTGAGCGAAGCTTTGTCAATGCTTAGATTAAGTCCTTTTGTGAACAACTATTATCCTTCTTACCAAAATCGTAAGGATGGGAAAAGTTTGATGGAAAATAGGGGGGTAGTTTTGTCAGTGGATACTGTCACATCTCCTATTTCTCAAagtccaaaaaaattaactcCCACAACTTCTCCAATAAATAGCACATCACTTTCTTTTGTTGATGCAAAAAAACCTGGATCCAAATGGCCTTCTCAATACGACTTTCCTAAAAAGACTAAAAGCACCGAAATCCCATTTAAAACGTTGCCTTCGcttaatataaataatgagAGAGAACTTACGAAGCACAAATTACCTATAGTTAAACCGAAACTTGCAGTTTTTCCCTCTAATCAAGCAACAGCATCTACCCTTCAATTAGCACCACCTCCAGTCCAAGCGATACCAACTCTCAGGAATCCAGTAAATTTAGATGATAAGAAAGAGTCgcttttaaaatattatgcTACTCATCCTACGATTACTCCGGACGGATTTCCCATTTTTGCTTATG TACGTGCGCTTTATGCTTACAAAGCTACACTTCCCTCAGAAATTGACTTAAACGTTGACGATACTTTAGTGGTTTTAAATAGACAAAAGGACGGGTGGTGGAAAGGCCTTGTCGTCAGTCCTACTGTTGGTCGAATTGGTTTATTTCCGTCTAATTATATTGAAGAACTTGAATACTAA
- a CDS encoding hydrolase has product MIPSKNIQKIKLVTFDAFGTILHLSKPVPIVYSEVAQKYGVHATIDEIEHNSNKAFKDFSEKHKNHGKKSGLNPHDWWIKVIEHSFPTPVPAEMAEELWSYFSKKTGYTIHPLLIDFLKRNKEERKYIIGIISNTDERIRTVLEDYGIDHLIDIYAFSYDVGFEKPSREIFDYAMEKAVKLLGQEIQPEECMHLGDDLIKDVSAARNIQWNAEYCDIKTNFLKYFEQK; this is encoded by the exons ATGATTCCCTCAAAAAATATCCAAAAGATCAAGTTGGTTACGTTCGATGCTTTTGGAACAATCCTTCATTTAAGTAAACCTGTTCCAATTGTGTACAGCGAAGTCGCTCAGAAGTATGGAGTTCATGCAActattgatgaaattgaacaCAATAGTAATAAAG CATTCAAGGATTTCAGTGAAAAGCATAAGAATCATGGAAAAAAGTCAGGATTAAATCCTCATGACTGGTGGATCAAA GTTATCGAACATTCTTTTCCAACTCCTGTTCCTGCAGAAATGGCTGAAGAGCTATGGAGTTacttttccaaaaagaCGGGTTACACGATTCATCCTCTTCTGATTGATTTCCTTAagagaaataaagaagagaGGAAATACATTATTGGTATTATTTCAAACACAGACGAAAGAATTCGTACAGTGCTTGAAGATTACGGCATAGATCATCTAATAGATATATATGCGTTTTCGTACGACGTTGGATTTGAAAAACCAAGCAGGgaaatatttgattatGCTATGGAAAAGGCTGTTAAACTTCTTGGACAGGAGATTCAACCAGAAGAATGTATGCACCTAGGGGAtgatttaataaaagatgTTTCAGCAGCAAGAAACATCCAATGGAATGCTGAATACTGTGACATAAAAACCAATTTCctgaaatattttgaacAGAAGTAA
- the atg11 gene encoding autophagy associated protein kinase regulator Atg11 translates to MRFRLNDSFSGKSWTIDNVQWTPQNLVAWIMELNIGLSDEAKLLLPNGMSLNETVLNSESDVVIYVLDQNLLTFTYDGDKIPSIPSLKGQPISNVLTGIIADSSSDQWKDKISKCLSLLSDILESSSKIHNQLSVCHDEYSTSIVSPEVAMNYLQRRQSGMKDLLFVFYERLDRVSVSDLLHDFLALPTGSLPITPLKILSTNWTKLDSWLNSISARYAEAQKRVQQCIGAANSIIVSPFKEVPSIKEGDDAYYHLRSVAQDAANILQEILKIESTSTTSQIKPKCNYETEITDCMEKLQSNLSELKSSRKSSLISLKSFWLSFYKVSLRYDALYEYLRQIAEELDRSKFVLSQSRNIFSLYIDILMEALRRTEWQESYNVSHDSSLPLDQEKELSLRKSWLSHFSNLLFNHGQLKYLPVLTRDEISNYLLNIQAHPNYQTFHQMLSNRLSEYLGFPGSPREAVSNTVQANNSLHEKLAMYQNRCNNLEAMLSHQNGFNYNINNDGLSPNAPHPPINEQSNSSQPFYRVSPSIVPLNVIRKLTNRKTSFTDSHILRLQDEVNQLRNELDLVNKRNEDLLIELQGKEEKIQYLETENEEVLQKYENLQEELSSTRKLLTKNEAAVAEQQSNEEMHSNEPNILNLYSVFEGKVDSLQELYNAFKLQLTSLKQKGEYATLAKDAEAVQHIIEERDYALAEKADLLKLSENRKEQCKILTQKLYTIVFRCNELQSVLRECVTQPGFDSDNERDGHASIPDRQIEFNSKDLQYLYWMDGEDADRNFQEFLNRMSSLDFDSFHNFVVSVLTQAHNHELRWKREFQSNRDKALKAILDSQSKVSLRNFKQGSLVLFLPTRRTAGNKKVWAAFNVNAPHYYLNTQPHLKLESRDWMLGRVTSIEDRTADDSTDKWLRLPSGTIWHLVEAIDERF, encoded by the coding sequence ATGCGTTTTCGATTGAATGATTCATTCTCCGGAAAGAGTTGGACCATAGATAATGTACAATGGACTCCCCAAAATCTTGTAGCTTGGATTATGGAGCTCAATATTGGACTTAGTGATGAAGCAAAACTATTATTGCCGAACGGAATGTCTTTGAATGAAACCGTACTAAATAGTGAAAGTGATGTGGTTATTTACGTACTAGATCAAAACTTGTTGACTTTCACCTACGATGGTGATAAAATTCCTTCTATTCCTTCTCTGAAAGGACAACCAATATCTAATGTACTTACTGGGATTATAGCtgattcttcttcagatCAATGGAAAGATAAAATCAGCAAGTGTCTTTCATTATTATCTGATATTTTAGAGTCTTCTTCAAAGATTCATAATCAATTAAGCGTATGCCATGATGAGTATTCTACTAGTATTGTTTCTCCAGAAGTTGCAAtgaattatttacaaagaaGACAATCTGGTATGAAAGATTTACTTTTCGTTTTCTACGAAAGACTAGATCGAGTATCTGTGTCTGATTTACTTCATGATTTCCTCGCTCTACCAACTGGTTCTTTACCCATTACTCCTCTTAAAATACTTTCAACAAATTGGACTAAATTGGACTCCTGGTTAAACTCCATTTCAGCTCGTTATGCTGAAGCTCAAAAACGAGTCCAACAGTGCATTGGCGCCGCAAATAGTATTATCGTTTCCCCATTCAAGGAAGTTCCTTCAATCAAGGAAGGAGATGATGCTTATTATCATCTACGTTCCGTCGCTCAGGATGCAGCCAATATATTGCAAGAGATCCTTAAAATAGAGTCAACTTCAACTACTTCTCAAATCAAACCAAAATGTAATTACGAAACCGAAATTACTGATTGCATGGAAAAACTTCAAAGTAATCTGTCGGAATTAAAAAGTTCTAGAAAGTCATCACTAATATCTTTGAAATCTTTTTGGCTTTCCTTTTATAAGGTTTCTCTTAGATATGATGCATTGTACGAATATCTTCGACAAATAGCAGAAGAGCTTGACAGAAGCAAATTCGTTCTTTCTCAGTCTCGAAACATTTTTTCGCTATATATCGACATTTTAATGGAGGCACTGAGGAGGACTGAATGGCAGGAATCATACAATGTAAGCCATGATAGTTCTCTTCCTTTAGACCAGGAGAAGGAGCTTTCTCTTAGGAAGTCTTGGCTCAGTCATTTCTctaatttgctttttaatCATGGCCAGCTAAAGTACTTACCAGTTTTAACTCGTGACGAAATTTCTAATTATTTACTCAATATTCAAGCACATCCGAATTACCAAACTTTTCATCAAATGCTAAGCAATCGGCTCTCAGAATATTTGGGCTTTCCTGGAAGTCCTCGAGAAGCCGTTTCCAATACGGTTCAAGCGAACAATTCATTACATGAAAAATTGGCAATGTATCAAAATCGTTGCAATAATTTAGAGGCAATGTTAAGCCATCAAAACGGCTTTAATTATAACATTAACAATGATGGTTTATCTCCAAATGCTCCACATCCACCCATCAATGAGCAGTCTAATTCTTCTCAGCCATTTTACCGTGTTTCCCCTAGTATTGTGCCTCTAAACGTAATTCGTAAATTAACTAATCGCAAAACTTCTTTTACCGACAGCCACATATTACGACTTCAAGATGAGGTTAATCAATTACGCAACGAATTAGATTtggtaaataaaagaaatgagGACTTATTAATTGAGCTTCAAGGgaaggaagaaaagatCCAATACCTCGAAACTGAAAATGAGGAAGTGCTACAAAAATACGAAAATTTACAGGAGGAACTTTCATCAACACGGAAACTGCTTACGAAAAATGAAGCGGCAGTTGCAGAACAGCAATCAAACGAGGAGATGCATTCTAATGAACCGAACATATTAAACCTTTACTCCGTATTTGAGGGCAAAGTTGATAGCTTGCAAGAACTTTATAATGCTTTCAAGCTTCAACTCACGAGTTTGAAGCAAAAGGGCGAATACGCTACTCTTGCAAAAGATGCCGAAGCAGTACAACATATTATTGAAGAGAGAGATTATGCTCTTGCAGAGAAAGCTGATTTACTCAAACTTTCCGAGAATCGAAAAGAACAATGTAAGATATTAACTCAGAAACTTTATACCATTGTATTCCGGTGTAATGAGTTACAGTCTGTTCTTCGGGAATGCGTTACTCAGCCTGGATTTGATTCAGATAACGAAAGAGATGGCCATGCATCGATTCCAGATCGccaaattgaatttaattcCAAAGATTTACAGTATCTTTATTGGATGGATGGGGAGGATGCTGATAGGAATTTCCAGGAATTTTTGAACAGAATGAGTTCTTTAGATTTTGACTCTTTCCATAACTTTGTTGTCAGTGTTTTGACTCAAGCACATAATCATGAACTTCGTTGGAAACGTGAATTTCAATCTAACAGGGACAAGGCGCTGAAAGCTATTTTGGACTCTCAAAGTAAAGTCTCATTAAGGAATTTCAAACAAGGATCCTTGGTCTTGTTTTTGCCTACTCGACGTACCGCCGGTAACAAAAAGGTGTGGGCGGCTTTTAATGTTAACGCTCCtcattattatttgaaCACTCAACCGCATTTGAAACTTGAAAGCCGCGACTGGATGTTAGGAAGGGTAACTTCCATTGAAGATCGTACTGCTGATGATTCGACGGATAAATGGCTTCGCCTGCCTTCAGGTACAATATGGCATTTAGTGGAAGCTATCGATGaaagattttaa
- the hcs1 gene encoding 3-hydroxy-3-methylglutaryl-CoA synthase produces MSFDRKDIGIKGLVLYTPNQYVEQAALEAHDGVSTGKYTIGLGLTKMAFVDDREDIYSFGLTALSQLIKRYQIDISKIGRLEVGTETIIDKSKSVKSVLMQLFGDNHNVEGIDCVNACYGGVNALFNTIDWIESSAWDGRDGIVVAGDIALYAKGNARPTGGAGCVALLVGPNAPIVFEPGLRGTYMQHAYDFYKPDLTSEYPYVDGHFSLECYVKALDGAYANYNVRDVAKNGKSQGLGLDRFDYCIFHAPTCKQVQKAYARLLYTDSAAEPSNPELEGVRELLSTLDAKKSLTDKALEKGLMAITKERFNKRVSPSVYAPTNCGNMYTASIFSCLTALLSRVPADELKGKRVGAYSYGSGLAASFFSFVVKGDVSEIAKKTNLVNDLDNRHCLTPTQYEEAIELRHQAHLKKNFTPKGSIERLRSGTYYLTGIDDMFRRSYSVKP; encoded by the exons ATGTCCTTTGATAGAAAAGATATTGGTATTAAGGGCCTCGTGTTGTACACTCCCAATCAG TATGTTGAACAAGCTGCCCTCGAAGCGCATGATGGAGTCTCTACTGGAAAGTATACTATTGGCCTCGGCTTGACTAAGATGGCTTTTGTCGACGATCGTGAAGACATTTATTCCTTTGGTCTTACCGCTCTTTCTCAACTTATCAAGAGATACCAAATTGATATAAGCAAGATTGGTCGTTTGGAAGTTGGAACTGAGACTATCATCGATAAATCTAAGTCTGTCAAAAGTGTTTTAATGCAACTTTTTGGGGATAACCACAATGTCGAAGGTATTGATTGTGTTAATGCCTGTTATGGTGGCGTGAACGCTCTTTTTAACACAATCGATTGGATTGAGTCTTCTGCTTGGGATGGCCGTGATGGTATAGTTGTCGCTGGTGATATTGCTCTCTATGCCAAGGGCAATGCTCGTCCTACCGGTGGTGCTGGTTGTGTCGCCCTTTTGGTTGGTCCTAATGCCCCTATTGTTTTTGAACCTGGTCTACGTGGTACTTACATGCAACATGCTTACGATTTTTACAAACCCGATTTGACGAGTGAATACCCTTACGTTGATGGCCATTTTTCTCTTGAATGTTATGTTAAAGCTCTTGATGGAGCATATGCTAATTACAATGTTCGTGATGTTGCTAAGAATGGAAAAAGTCAAGGACTTGGATTGGATCGTTTTGATTATTGCATTTTCCACGCTCCTACTTGCAAACAAGTCCAAAAAGCATATGCGCGTTTATTGTACACCGATAGCGCTGCTGAACCATCTAATCCCGAGTTGGAAGGTGTCCGTGAACTTCTTAGCACCCTGGATGCTAAGAAATCCCTTACCGACAAGGCTTTAGAAAAAGGTCTTATGGCCATAACTAAAGAGCGTTTTAACAAACGAGTTTCCCCTAGTGTCTATGCCCCTACCAACTGTGGTAATATGTACACTGCCAGTATTTTCTCTTGTTTAACTGCATTACTTAGCCGTGTCCCCGCTGATGAACTTAAAGGAAAACGCGTCGGTGCTTACTCTTATGGTTCTGGTTTGGCTGCCtcgtttttttcattcgTTGTCAAAGGCGACGTCTCTGAAATTGCCAAGAAAACTAACTTGGTTAACGATTTGGATAATCGTCATTGTTTAACCCCTACGCAGTATGAAGAGGCTATTGAGCTACGCCATCAAGCAcacttgaaaaagaattttactCCCAAAGGAAGCATCGAACGTCTTCGTTCAGGTACTTACTACCTTACTGGTATTGATGACATGTTCCGCCGTAGCTATTCGGTGAAGCCTTAA